A single genomic interval of Takifugu flavidus isolate HTHZ2018 chromosome 19, ASM371156v2, whole genome shotgun sequence harbors:
- the fntb gene encoding protein farnesyltransferase subunit beta: MEDLPTPLRCFNECHAAEKFVDDGVESVTSLEQKKVESSIEEVINNYKQIHSLPQPALVREQHYQYLKKGLRHLSDAYECLDASRPWLCFWILHSLELLEEPIPSAVASDVCQFLARCQSPTGGFAGGPGQHAHLAPTYAAVNALCIIGTEEAYNVIDRQKLLDFLWSVKQPDGSFMMHVGGEVDVRSAYCAASVASLTYILTPKLFENTTNWILSCQNWEGGLSGVPGLEAHGGYSFCGTAALVILGKEHMLDLKSLLRWVVSRQMRFEGGFQGRCNKLVDGCYSFWQAGLLPLLHRALFKEGEPELSQQRWLFEQQALQEYILLCCQSPTGGLLDKPGKSRDFYHTCYCLSGLSVAQHFGNMELHHETILGKEENRLAPTHPVYNICPEKVARALRHFHRLSVTETRPGDVTPSEPTAGSGDQQS; encoded by the exons ATGGAGGATCTACCGACACCTTTGCGGTGCTTCAACGAGTGCCATGCGGCGGAAAAGTTCGTGGATGACGGAGTGGAATCTGTGACTTCTTTGGAGCAG AAAAAGGTTGAATCCAGCATTGAAGAAGTCATCAACAACTACAAGCAAATACACAGTCTACCCCA GCCGGCATTGGTGCGAGAACAGCATTACCAATATCTCAAGAAGGGCTTACGGCACTTATCTGACGCCTACGAG tgtCTGGATGCTAGCAGGCCCTGGCTTTGCTTCTGGATTCTTCACAGTCTGGAGTTACTCGAGGAGCCGATACCTTCTGCTGTCGCCTCAGA CGTGTGCCAGTTCCTGGCTCGCTGTCAGAGCCCAACTGGAGGTTTTGCTGGGGGACCAGGACAACATGCCCACCTTGCACCTACTTATGCTGCTGTGAATGCGCTCTGCATCATTGGCACAGAAGAAGCCTATAATGTCATAGACAG ACAGAAGCTGTTAGATTTCCTGTGGTCAGTGAAGCAGCCAGATGGCTCCTTCATGATGCACGTTGGGGGGGAGGTGGACGTCAG gaGTGCATATTGTGCAGCTTCCGTAGCATCCCTTACATACATCCTCACTCCTAAACTGTTTGAGAACACGACAAACTGGATCCTCAG CTGTCAGAACTGGGAGGGGGGTCTCAGTGGCGTGCCGGGTTTGGAGGCCCACGGCGGCTACTCGTTCTGTGGCACAGCTGCCCTCGTCATCCTGGGGAAAGAACACATGCTGGACCTCAAATCGCTGCTG CGGTGGGTGGTCAGCAGACAGATGCGCTTCGAAGGTGGTTTCCAGGGCCGCTGTAATAAACTGGTGGACGGCTGCTACTCCTTCTGGCAGGCGGGACTGCTGCCTCTACTCCACAGAGCCTTGTTTAAGGAAG GAGAGCCTGAGCTGAGTCAGCAGCGATGGTTGTTCGAGCAGCAGGCCTTGCAGGAGTACATCCTCCTGTGCTGTCAGAGCCCGACAGGGGGCCTGCTGGATAAGCCTGGCAA ATCCAGAGATTTCTACCACACGTGTTACTGCCTGAGCGGACTCTCCGTAGCGCAGCACTTCGGAAACATGGAGCTCCATCACGAGACGATCCTCGGCAAGGAGGAGAACCGACTG GCTCCGACTCATCCAGTGTACAACATCTGTCCAGAGAAGGTGGCCCGGGCGCTGCGGCACTTCCACCGCCTGTCCGTCACCGAAACGCGTCCCGGTGATGTCACACCGTCGGAACCCACGGCTGGGTCAGGTGACCAGCAGTCGTAG
- the max gene encoding protein max isoform X2, which produces MSDNDDIEVDSDADKRAHHNALERKRRDHIKDSFHSLRDSVPALQGEKASRAQILDKATEYIQYMRRKNHTHQQDIDDLKRQNALLEQQVRALEKVKGSTQHQANYQSSDNRQYTNSKGTAVSAFDGGSDPSSESEAEEPPNRKKLRVEAS; this is translated from the exons ATGAGCGATAACGATGATATCGAAGTCGATAGTGAC GCAGACAAACGGGCACACCACAATGCACTGGAGCGCAAGCGTAGGGACCACATCAAAGACAGCTTTCACAGCCTCCGGGACTCGGTACCGGCCCTGCAGGGAGAAAAG GCATCTCGAGCCCAGATCTTAGACAAAGCCACAGAGTACATCCAGTATATGAGGCGGAAAAACCACACGCACCAGCAGGATATCGACGACCTGAAGCGGCAAAACGCACTGCTGGAGCAGCAAG TCCGCGCCCTGGAGAAGGTGAAGGGCTCCACTCAGCACCAGGCCAACTACCAGTCGTCTGACAACAGACAGTACACCAATTCCAAAGGCACCGCCGTGTCAGCATTCGACGGGGGCTCCGACCCCAGCTCCGAGTCTGAGGCAGAGGAGCCTCCCAACAGGAAGAAGCTGCGGGTGGAGGCCAGCTAG
- the max gene encoding protein max isoform X1: MSDNDDIEVDSDEDSPRYNCLADKRAHHNALERKRRDHIKDSFHSLRDSVPALQGEKASRAQILDKATEYIQYMRRKNHTHQQDIDDLKRQNALLEQQVRALEKVKGSTQHQANYQSSDNRQYTNSKGTAVSAFDGGSDPSSESEAEEPPNRKKLRVEAS, from the exons ATGAGCGATAACGATGATATCGAAGTCGATAGTGAC GAAGACTCACCGAGATACAACTGTTTG GCAGACAAACGGGCACACCACAATGCACTGGAGCGCAAGCGTAGGGACCACATCAAAGACAGCTTTCACAGCCTCCGGGACTCGGTACCGGCCCTGCAGGGAGAAAAG GCATCTCGAGCCCAGATCTTAGACAAAGCCACAGAGTACATCCAGTATATGAGGCGGAAAAACCACACGCACCAGCAGGATATCGACGACCTGAAGCGGCAAAACGCACTGCTGGAGCAGCAAG TCCGCGCCCTGGAGAAGGTGAAGGGCTCCACTCAGCACCAGGCCAACTACCAGTCGTCTGACAACAGACAGTACACCAATTCCAAAGGCACCGCCGTGTCAGCATTCGACGGGGGCTCCGACCCCAGCTCCGAGTCTGAGGCAGAGGAGCCTCCCAACAGGAAGAAGCTGCGGGTGGAGGCCAGCTAG
- the srsf5b gene encoding serine and arginine rich splicing factor 5b → MSGCRIFIGRLSPTAREKDVERFFKGYGRIRDIDLKKGFGFVEFDDPRDAEDAVYELDGKELCNERVTIEHARVRLRGGRGRRPGGGRFSDRYGRGSQSSRSRNPPPVRTENRLIVENLSSRVSWQDLKDFMRQAGEVTFADAHRPKLNEGVVEFASYSDLKNALEKLSGKEMNGRKIKLIEAAKKRSRSRSRSDSSSRSRSRSRSRSHSRSRSRSRGRSRSRSPRRSRSPSKVHSRSRSRSRSRSRSRSRSHLRSRSRSPAGGASSPPTKSNEHVKPFKTSKSSTPVSPLPAQRASRSRSPSTDSQR, encoded by the exons ATGAGCGGGTGTCGTATTTTCATCGGCCGGCTGAGCCCCACAGCCAGAGAGAAGGATGTGGAGAGATTCTTCAAAGGCTACGGCCGCATCAGAGACATCGACCTCAAGAAAGGCTTTGGCTTTGTG GAGTTTGATGACCCGAGAGATGCTGAGGATGCAGTTTATGAGCTTGATGGAAAGGAGTTGTGTAATGAAAG GGTGACCATTGAGCACGCCCGTGTACGTCTGCGGGGTGGCCGTGGCAGAAGGCCTGGCGGGGGGCGCTTCTCAGATCGATATGGTCGAGGATCACAGAGCAGTCGGAg tCGCAATCCTCCTCCGGTGCGCACGGAAAATCGGCTCATTGTGGAGAACTTGTCCTCTCGCGTCAGCTGGCAG GACCTGAAGGACTTCATGAGACAAGCTGGAGAGGTGACATTTGCAGACGCACATCGACCAAAACTTAATGAAGG ggtTGTTGAATTTGCATCTTACAGTGATCTGAAAAATGCTCTTGAGAAATTGTcaggaaaagaaatgaatggCAGGAAAATCAAACTTATTGAGGCAGCAAAGAAGCG gtCTAGGAGCCGTTCCCGTTCTGACAGCTCCTCCCGTTCCCGATCCCGTTCCCGATCCCGTTCCCATTCCCGTTCCCGCTCTCGATCTCGTGGGCGCTCTCGTTCTCGATCCCCGAGACGTTCTCGTAGCCCTTCCAAGGTTCACTCCCGCTCCCgttcccgctcccgctcccgtTCCCGTTCCCGCTCCCGTTCCCACTTGCGCTCACGGAGCCGCTCCCCTGCTGGCGGGGCTTCTTCTCCACCTACCAAATCAAATGAGCATGTAAAACCATTCAAAACCAGCAAGTCGTCCACTCCGGTTTCCCCGCTGCCAGCCCAGAGAGCGTCCCGCTCCCGTTCCCCCTCCACTGACAGCCAGCGCTAA
- the LOC130516392 gene encoding interleukin-6 receptor subunit beta-like, giving the protein MLYLLTIFILMLIPDMCSGLGGRKCNVVPKDLYVEVGSSAEITCLSWCVRGKVFWTLNNRILHQRLSKTINASHTVLSLEHITEPVATLQCHSSDIQQVLGGTTITTYTKPTKLSCMLHQTAGDLPGLFTCSWEHQGNSLQTNYSVLCLSCTSVTELCRSNETTCTSDFSRMKEMHLGGRYTVTVSAKSASWETFSDRYEITLSTILNITRPELSVTTVSDSLLVEWKIQSCLSEYLYHCQLKYRAVSVDPPQWVINTTVRNCNKAAATIEGVESCRNYTFAVRCALSEAPWSGWSHETTVLTQLNKGDFKPRLWRKVMGSTENGVRKVLTMWKEIPPTCRDALTFTLTQSRHGDPTGASCGGSVCVVTQDAHRISLRIFRDGTLFAGDSVYVPAVGASLPQVGNVEARSHEGVILVTWKAPDQPVSGYMIDYTHDGRRYHWKESRHTNVTLSDLLDRTPYDVTVTPLLDDGTGHGSQVLQICSSGDPGNITIVSIQAEDTSVLVRWKEESQDACRGVTVNYTVFYRIHNGRQFNVSADGTQHEMVLTALTPETQYSVYVEAATLTGRSKSQESFFKTQKIDPRIRTAMIVSGGIFTVLVIFVGSCCAVQWMKHRKKPLPNPGNSSVAAWPSTYETNTCLRLPFHTPSESICDRVYTEEAHRPDSSMEDTCCGDDPTNEEAEESSEETPDHIIVRSYRQSVNPVHTQNAPSGETLNLLVSERCLHSPYRSQSPMHTHVLVKQKEKKPSHIVYVTLDSFKQGQEGSKMKQMLSKDH; this is encoded by the exons ATGTTGTATCTTTTAACTATATTCATCCTGATGTTAATCCCTGACATGTGTAGCG GCCTCGGTGGGAGAAAATGCAACGTTGTCCCTAAAGATCTGTACGTTGAGGTGGGATCCAGTGCCGAGATAACCTGTCTCTCCTGGTGCGTCCGTGGTAAAGTCTTCTGGACCTTAAACAATAGGATACTACACCAGAGGCTTTCCAAAACCATCAACGCTTCCCACACCGTGCTCTCTCTGGAACACATCACCGAGCCCGTGGCTACGCTGCAGTGCCACAGCTCAGACATCCAGCAGGTTCTCGGAGGCACCACCATCACAACATACA CCAAACCTACAAAGCTGTCGTGCATGTTGCACCAGACAGCAGGAGATCTACCAGGACTGTTTACATGCAGCTGGGAACATCAGGGGAACTCACTGCAAACCAACTACTCTGTACTGTG TTTGTCGTGCACGTCTGTGACCGAACTTTGCAGATCGAACGAGACCACGTGCACATCCGACTTCAGCCGTATGAAAGAAATGCATCTCGGGGGACGTTACACTGTCACCGTGAGCGCGAAATCGGCTTCCTGGGAAACTTTCTCCGACCGTTATGAGATTACACTGTCAACAATAC TGAATATTACCCGACCAGAGCTCAGCGTCACCACTGTCTCTGACAGTCTGCTGGTCGAATGGAAGATCCAGTCATGCCTTTCAGAGTATTTGTATCACTGCCAACTGAAATACAGG GCAGTCAGTGTTGACCCACCGCAG TGGGTGATCAATACGACTGTGAGGAACTgtaacaaagcagcagcaacCATAGAAGGTGTGGAGTCCTGCAGAAACTACACCTTTGCAGTCCGCTGCGCTCTGTCCGAGGCACCCTGGAGCGGCTGGAGCCATGAGACGACGGTTCTAACCCAGCTAAACA AGGGGGATTTCAAACCACGTCTGTGGAGGAAGGTTATGGGCTCGACAGAGAATGGAGTCAGAAAAGTGCTGACCATGTGGAAG GAGATCCCCCCAACGTGCCGCGATGCATTGACCTTCACCCTCACGCAGAGTCGCCACGGTGACCCCACGGGCGCTTCCTGCGGAggttctgtttgtgttgtgactCAAGACGCACACAGAATCAGCCTCAGAATCTTCCGGGACGGGACCCTGTTCGCCGGGGACTCTGTTTACGTTCCAGCGGTTGGAGCGA GCCTCCCTCAGGTCGGCAACGTTGAGGCCAGAAGTCACGAGGGCGTCATCCTGGTCACCTGGAAGGCTCCGGATCAGCCTGTCAGTGGATATATGATCGACTACACCCACGATGGGCGTCGATATCACTGGAAAGaaagcagacacacaaatgTGACGCTGTCTG ACCTGCTGGATAGGACGCCGTATGATGTCACTGTAACACCCCTCTTGGATGACGGGACAGGGCACGGATCTCAGGTCCTTCAGATCTGCTCCAGCGGAG ACCCAGGGAATATCACTATCGTCAGCATTCAGGCTGAGGACACAAGTGTCCTCGTGAGGTGGAAGGAGGAGTCCCAGGACGCCTGTCGTGGCGTCACTGTCAACTACACCGTCTTTTACAGGATCCATAATGGAAGACAATTCA atgtttcagcaGATGGCACGCAGCACGAGATGGTCCTGACAGCACTCACACCAGAAACCCAGTATAGCGTCTATGTGGAGGCTGCTACTCTTACTGGAAGAAGTAAAAGCCAGGAGAGCTTCTTCAAAACCCAAAAAATTG ATCCAAGGATCAGAACAGCAATGATTGTCTCTGGGGGGATCTTTACAGTGCTTGTGATATTTGTTGGATCTTGCTGCGCCGTTCA aTGGATGaaacacagaaagaaaccttTACCAAACCCTGGCAACAGTTCTGTGGCAGCGTGGCCATCAACATATGAAACG AACACGTGTCTACGGCTGCCATTCCACACTCCATCTGAGAGCATCTGTGACAGAGTTTACACAGAGGAAGCTCACAGACCAGACTCCTCTATGGAAGACACATGTTGTGGTGATGACCCCACCaatgaggaggcagaggagagctCAGAGGAGACCCCTGACCATATTATAGTCAGATCGTACAGACAGTCCGTTAACCCTGTACACACACAGAATGCACCTTCTGGGGAAACGTTAAACCTGCTAGTGTCAGAGAGGTGTCTTCACAGCCCGTATCGCAGCCAGAGCCCCATGCATACGCATGTTCTCGtcaaacagaaggaaaagaagccATCACACATTGTTTATGTTACTCTGGACAGCTTTAAACAAGGACAAGAGGGCtccaaaatgaaacaaatgctgAGTAAAGATCATTAA